Genomic DNA from Plasmodium chabaudi chabaudi strain AS genome assembly, chromosome: 1:
ttgaTGATATGAACCATGATATAACGATAGAGCCAGGAAATGaagaaattttaaaaacaattattgATTGGATTAGTAATTTAAGAAGCAATGATGAAGGCGAAATAGAAAATGGAtaagaaaattaaatataaatgtgcGTTAATAATgcttatattaattatttttttgtacttttataaacataaatgTACCTTTTTtgatgaattttttaagttaaAACAAgaaaagataataataaatatattatatctttttacattatatatatgttttttggTGCTTCaaattgattttttaaattaaatttgtatatagatatataataagGCTCTCATTATTCATGCATTTAAGGGTACACAATGCGAACaattgtttataatattccaaaatgaaatacaaaacaaaatatattgttatgtaaatatatgaaactataaaaaatcttattatcattaaagGGAGTGTGTGCAAGCTTTGAACTACCATTATATAACAATTCCACGAGTCAAAAAACATGTATATTCTACACCAACAGAAAAATTAGATTTAATAGAATTCTAAATATAATggttatcatttattaagtAAAGCGACACTCATAATATGTTAAGAATTCTTATATGTGATTAACcacaatttattattggAAGATAAAATCATGACATTACACTTTaatcatatttaattaCCAGAATATATCAAAGACatgtattataattaataaatatctaTTATTTATGCTTTCGATCTTcctttaatattaatttgataatcatttttatgttaaattatagaaataaaagttTGCAAGGCttgtgatatatataaacagttttttttatatttttacttacatatatttaaagagttttttgattatattataatagctacaataaaattgaatagACAAATAgatattatcaaattgtaaaaaattccataaaatataatcccCAACCTAAAATTTTGACCCCTATAAGTCATATTGAAGTGTccacattttaaaaattataagatgcaaaaaatgtgtttttcaatatatttagtgttttaaagtttttttattataataatatagaaaagtcctacattatatttaaagatTCCATATAATACtcgtttttaaaaaatttatgttatatattatgttaataaatCCCTTAACTTTcagtaataatatatataacaaaaaattagaaacagcatgcatattttctcaaaaaaaaattcaatatTATAGTTTCATTGTGCTTTtctaaaacaaaaatattcagCATGATGCAATAAACCAGAacaaatttgttttaagcaaaattttatttatttaagaTTCTGCCTTAAAGATATTAATCCTCTAAAATTTTTAGATAAAAcaatcatatataaaaaattatattcaaaaataatatatttattttaaatgttattataacaatttctatgtgtaattatatatagtttaTTTGAACTGTATTAAAGTTGTTtaactaatttttttcgttgTGTATTATAGTTACCATTTGTTATAGatatgcacatataattttcgcggtttattttatatttataaattgaaCAACTATAATTTCAAttcgaatttttttttctttcataaattcaatttatttgatttttatttgctaTTACTTTGGCccttacattatttttttttgtttttataaattacgATAATTACAATTATAAGGTaactaattttttatttgacaATATGCTTAcatcaaatataaatatatcatgtTAAGcttttgaattattattttttaaatattaataatttaagtttttttttttgtatttgatttttatatttgtgcTATAATTTAGAACAATTCTAAACATAATGTAGATGCAATATTCGATCTACACacatataaacataaatttatatttcatttatatatagcaGTTTCTTtcgaataaaaaaacaaataatatcaaTTTTGGAAAATCAAATTTCATTCATGAAATGCAATTAAAATTAGCACCATTGTTTgtgaacaaaaaatttatttatttcatttaaaatatggggaaatgtgtatatttaaaaccaatatttattattctatTAATCTCTACaggtaataataattatatttgtagTATATTTGaccataaaattatatatatttttttttcgatgtAAATGTGTTTTAAATTGAAATtcgctatttttatataggtATGATATGTACGAGAAATGGCTGGTCATATGCACATAAAACTGATTCAGAAACAACTCCTTTTTTAGTCGGCGATAATATAAGTctaaatgaaaaatcaaaaaatcaTCAAACAAATGAAACCAATTTAAACGATCCATCAATTTTAGGTGAAAATTTTCATGATAccgaaaataaaaatgtaaatcaaaatgatattagtgatacaaataattcatcatataataaactcATATCAGAAACTGTTCCATATTATGtaaatgatttaaataatgacaaaaataaagataaacagttaattaataatactatttcttttattgaTCGCCCcaatatatctatattagATGATAAGATACTAAATAACATAgatatcatatataatggagaaaataaaatcttgttatataattattataaatcaATACactattccatttttttgaataattttctatatcaatttaaatatttccctactcatataaaaaatatacaggaattatataataaagttAACAAAACAATcctaaatatagaaaaaacgTGTGAAAATAAGAGGAAAAAATTAGCACAGAAAATAGACCGTTTACAAGATGTCacttataattatgaaaataaaataaatgcaaattattataatgaattaaaacCAATAACAACCGATTTTGTTCATTGTATGAATGAAAATTTCAAAACTGTTGCTCCAGATATCTCCCAAATTAGTAAAGACGTTGATTACGTATATAAGCATGAAGAATTGGGAGATCCTCATTCCAtgcacaaaaaatatgcagcTCGTTATGAAACAGTTACAGaacaatttgaaaataaactaAATCGAGCTAAAAAGTCGGCAATTCTGAAAACGAATGACTATGTGAATtccataaaaaaagtaatagaGATTGCAAAAAAACACgacgaattaaaaaatgtcatAGATACACttaatttcattaaaaGCTACATTgaacacatatatatgaaatataaatattacttAATCAAGTGCAATGGGGCACAAATTCAATTAATTGGAATtgaaatgaaatataaaa
This window encodes:
- a CDS encoding reticulocyte binding protein, putative, giving the protein MGKCVYLKPIFIILLISTGMICTRNGWSYAHKTDSETTPFLVGDNISLNEKSKNHQTNETNLNDPSILGENFHDTENKNVNQNDISDTNNSSYNKLISETVPYYVNDLNNDKNKDKQLINNTISFIDRPNISILDDKILNNIDIIYNGENKILLYNYYKSIHYSIFLNNFLYQFKYFPTHIKNIQELYNKVNKTILNIEKTCENKRKKLAQKIDRLQDVTYNYENKINANYYNELKPITTDFVHCMNENFKTVAPDISQISKDVDYVYKHEELGDPHSMHKKYAARYETVTEQFENKLNRAKKSAILKTNDYVNSIKKVIEIAKKHDELKNVIDTLNFIKSYIEHIYMKYKYYLIKCNGAQIQLIGIEMKYKKYDIYKTNNYSKDDVIAKIKDLADTYADFNVSYESIIDLENVYNNKIQAFNNILNFMPHILIGKIDACTNHVVPNDEYDFKIIKPISILNKLEDVFFQAFGFNFSSTYDNKTLEISNAEINLIISDIIKYMKDLKNLIKEMEQIYKKDNTRHHIENTIKQLIINVDLNQAQNGLTKAIEEAKKWKSSKMATKKILDDKYSTVLSLETKIKDLCKEFTDKLNNSQYMKEYKDILIKNHIILETSIRI